In a single window of the Deinococcus yavapaiensis KR-236 genome:
- a CDS encoding thiolase family protein has translation MQEAVILSAVRTPVGKHGGGLASVRPDDLAALVIKQAVARAGISPLEIEDVYFGCANQAGEDNRNVARMAALLAGLPVEVPGATINRLCGSGLDALNTAAKSILSGEGHVYVAGGVESMSRAPYAMPKPEKGYATGNTTIYDTTLGWRFVNEKMRDLYGTEAMGETAENLAEEYGVTREEQDRFALRSHQKALRAQESCFFSREIVPVEVVGRKGSVTVSKDEGPRADTSLETLANLRPVFRKGGSVTAGNSSSLNDGAAALVLASREYAEAHGLKPRAVVRTFAVAGVPPRVMGIGPVPASRKALSRAGLSIADLHSVELNEAFAAQSLAVLRDLGIDAEDPRLNPNGGGIALGHPLGSSGARLATTLLHELERTGGQFGLATMCIGVGQGIATVIERL, from the coding sequence ATGCAAGAAGCCGTCATCCTCTCCGCCGTCCGCACGCCCGTCGGGAAGCACGGCGGCGGCCTCGCGAGCGTCCGTCCCGACGACCTCGCCGCGCTCGTCATCAAGCAAGCCGTCGCTCGCGCCGGAATCTCGCCCCTCGAGATCGAGGACGTGTATTTCGGCTGCGCGAATCAAGCGGGCGAGGACAACCGCAACGTCGCCCGCATGGCCGCCCTTCTCGCCGGTCTGCCCGTGGAGGTGCCCGGAGCGACCATCAACCGTTTGTGCGGCTCGGGTCTCGACGCCCTCAACACGGCCGCCAAGAGCATCTTGTCGGGCGAAGGACACGTGTACGTCGCGGGCGGCGTGGAAAGCATGAGCCGCGCGCCGTACGCCATGCCGAAGCCCGAGAAGGGGTACGCGACGGGCAACACCACGATCTACGACACGACCCTCGGTTGGCGTTTCGTCAACGAGAAGATGCGTGACTTGTACGGCACCGAAGCGATGGGGGAGACCGCCGAGAACCTCGCCGAGGAGTACGGCGTCACCCGCGAGGAGCAAGACCGCTTCGCGCTGCGCAGCCACCAAAAGGCCCTGCGCGCGCAAGAGTCGTGCTTTTTCAGCCGCGAAATCGTGCCCGTCGAAGTCGTGGGACGCAAAGGCAGCGTCACCGTCTCCAAGGACGAGGGACCGCGCGCCGACACGAGCCTCGAGACCCTCGCGAACTTGCGTCCCGTGTTTCGCAAGGGCGGCAGCGTCACCGCCGGAAACTCCAGCTCACTCAACGACGGCGCGGCGGCGCTCGTGCTCGCCAGCCGAGAGTACGCCGAGGCGCACGGCTTGAAGCCGCGCGCGGTCGTGCGGACGTTCGCCGTCGCCGGAGTGCCGCCGCGTGTCATGGGAATCGGCCCCGTTCCTGCCAGCCGAAAGGCCTTGTCCCGCGCGGGCCTCTCGATCGCCGACTTGCACTCCGTCGAGCTCAACGAAGCCTTCGCCGCGCAAAGCTTGGCGGTGTTACGCGACCTCGGAATCGACGCCGAGGATCCGCGCCTCAACCCCAACGGCGGCGGCATCGCCCTCGGCCACCCGCTTGGATCGAGCGGAGCGCGCCTCGCCACGACCCTGCTGCACGAACTCGAACGTACGGGCGGCCAGTTCGGCCTCGCCACGATGTGCATCGGGGTCGGTCAAGGCATCGCCACGGTTATCGAACGCCTTTGA
- a CDS encoding 3-hydroxyacyl-CoA dehydrogenase NAD-binding domain-containing protein has translation MSQTSTSNETGAHGPTRTVAAIGVVGAGTMGAGIAELALTKGFRVALYDVSPEQLAKAQAGIARNLEKLGAKGKLSADPADLLMHFVGVTDLHGLAGADVVIEAAPERLDLKKSLFSQLETMCPRAILATNTSTLLVSAIAGGLADPSRVVGMHFFNPAQVLPLVEVIRGEETSEEAVAVVAQLSRDLGKTPVVCQDTPGFIVNRVARPFYGEALRLLGERVADAPTIDAIMRGVGFRMGPFELMDLIGLDVNFASTVSVYEAFFHDPKYRPHPIQARMVAAGRLGRKTGKGFYEYGEEQSERLAPEVSLEFAERISTRILAMLINEAVSALADGVADARTIDTAMKLGTNYPRGPLLWASELGLPRVLAVLTELHEEYGEDRYRPHPLLRRVVKAGEPSFYQE, from the coding sequence ATGTCGCAGACTTCAACGTCCAACGAAACGGGCGCGCACGGACCGACCAGGACGGTGGCGGCCATCGGGGTCGTCGGGGCGGGCACGATGGGCGCGGGCATCGCCGAACTCGCCCTCACGAAAGGCTTTCGCGTCGCCCTCTACGACGTGTCACCCGAGCAACTCGCCAAAGCGCAGGCGGGCATCGCGCGCAATTTGGAGAAGCTCGGGGCCAAGGGCAAGTTGAGCGCCGATCCTGCCGACCTGCTGATGCACTTCGTCGGCGTCACCGACCTTCACGGCTTGGCAGGCGCGGACGTCGTGATCGAAGCGGCGCCCGAACGCCTCGACCTCAAGAAGAGCTTGTTCTCTCAACTCGAAACGATGTGTCCTCGCGCCATTCTCGCCACGAACACCTCCACCTTGCTCGTGAGCGCCATCGCGGGCGGCTTGGCCGATCCGTCGCGCGTCGTCGGCATGCACTTCTTCAATCCCGCGCAAGTCCTGCCGCTCGTGGAGGTCATTCGAGGCGAGGAGACGAGCGAGGAAGCGGTCGCGGTCGTCGCTCAGCTTTCACGCGATCTCGGCAAAACGCCCGTGGTTTGCCAAGACACGCCCGGCTTCATCGTGAACCGCGTCGCGCGGCCCTTTTACGGCGAAGCGCTGCGTCTTCTCGGCGAGCGCGTAGCGGACGCGCCGACCATCGACGCGATCATGCGCGGCGTCGGCTTCAGGATGGGGCCGTTCGAGTTGATGGACCTCATCGGGCTCGACGTGAACTTCGCGTCGACCGTCAGCGTGTACGAGGCGTTCTTCCACGATCCGAAGTACCGCCCGCACCCCATCCAAGCGCGCATGGTCGCCGCCGGACGACTCGGCCGCAAGACCGGCAAGGGCTTTTACGAGTACGGCGAGGAGCAAAGCGAACGTCTCGCGCCCGAAGTGTCCCTGGAGTTCGCCGAACGCATCTCGACGCGCATCCTCGCGATGCTGATCAACGAGGCCGTGAGCGCCCTCGCCGACGGAGTCGCCGACGCCCGCACGATCGACACGGCGATGAAGCTTGGCACGAACTACCCGCGCGGCCCCTTGCTGTGGGCGTCCGAACTCGGCTTGCCGCGCGTCTTGGCGGTCCTCACGGAACTCCACGAGGAGTACGGCGAGGATCGCTACCGTCCCCACCCCCTGCTGCGCCGCGTGGTGAAAGCAGGCGAACCGTCGTTTTATCAGGAGTGA